Proteins encoded in a region of the Candidatus Moanabacter tarae genome:
- the lutA gene encoding Lactate utilization protein A: protein MQHKILKENLGPQGDAMAKAVEACVHCGFCLPTCPTYVTMGEEMDSPRGRIILMKEVMEGNLDAELARPYIDHCLGCVSCVTACPSGVEYGDLLAPFRAFSEKESKRGLIERLRRLVLMRILPYPQRFRMAVLFGIIFRPLKGLFPAQLRAGLELLPEKLSDSTALSNFYPAMGKRRARVALLAGCAQQVIGPNINLATIGVLNRNGVDVLVPSKQACCGALAMHIGEEKQARAVARKNLSAFPTDIDAIVTNAAGCGSGMREYGLLFRGQEEEPEAIYLSKKTTDVSGFLHAIGFRPPENAIELTRVVYHDACHLAHAQKERIAPRELLSGIPNLTLLEPPEWELCCGSAGTYNIDQPDLANQLGERKARNLLSTRPEAVVTGNIGCMTQIRKHLNLLGQDMPIYHTMELLDAAYRNTASP, encoded by the coding sequence ATGCAGCATAAGATCCTAAAGGAAAATTTGGGTCCCCAAGGTGACGCAATGGCTAAAGCTGTGGAAGCTTGCGTGCATTGCGGTTTCTGTCTCCCTACTTGCCCCACCTACGTTACCATGGGCGAGGAGATGGACTCGCCTCGCGGCCGTATCATTCTCATGAAGGAAGTAATGGAGGGCAATCTGGATGCGGAGTTAGCCAGGCCCTATATCGACCATTGCCTGGGTTGTGTTTCCTGTGTCACTGCCTGTCCCTCCGGTGTCGAGTACGGTGACCTTCTTGCGCCTTTTCGAGCATTTTCTGAAAAAGAGTCGAAAAGAGGCTTAATTGAACGTCTGCGCCGTCTTGTTTTAATGCGGATCTTGCCGTACCCGCAGCGATTTCGAATGGCAGTGCTTTTCGGGATTATCTTCCGACCCTTAAAAGGTTTGTTTCCCGCACAACTGCGGGCCGGACTCGAATTGCTCCCTGAGAAGCTGTCGGATTCAACCGCTCTTTCAAACTTCTATCCTGCTATGGGAAAACGTAGAGCCCGAGTAGCGCTGCTCGCCGGTTGTGCACAACAGGTTATAGGTCCCAACATTAATCTTGCTACCATAGGGGTTCTCAATCGGAACGGCGTCGATGTTCTTGTTCCTAGCAAACAAGCATGCTGTGGTGCCTTGGCGATGCATATCGGTGAGGAAAAACAGGCCCGGGCGGTGGCGAGAAAGAACTTGAGTGCATTCCCGACCGACATCGATGCGATCGTTACCAATGCTGCTGGATGCGGATCTGGAATGCGTGAATACGGTCTTCTATTTAGGGGGCAAGAAGAGGAGCCGGAAGCAATTTATTTGTCAAAGAAAACCACTGATGTGAGTGGTTTTCTTCATGCTATCGGATTCCGTCCTCCGGAGAATGCGATTGAACTAACTCGAGTTGTTTACCATGACGCTTGCCATCTGGCGCATGCTCAGAAGGAACGTATTGCCCCGAGGGAACTTCTTTCGGGAATCCCGAATTTAACTCTGCTCGAGCCTCCTGAGTGGGAGCTCTGTTGCGGATCTGCTGGCACCTACAATATTGATCAGCCTGATTTGGCCAATCAGCTCGGAGAGAGAAAAGCGCGCAATCTCTTATCAACTCGGCCTGAAGCTGTTGTGACCGGAAATATTGGTTGTATGACCCAGATACGAAAACATCTCAATTTATTGGGGCAGGATATGCCTATCTATCATACAATGGAGCTGCTTGACGCAGCTTACCGGAACACTGCGTCTCCTTAA
- the tig gene encoding Trigger factor, with protein MNLTIEDINETRKKLHVSFTSEEVEREQGKILKDFSGHARISGFRPGKAPQSLIRQRYRKELAEELDRKITSLAYETAVKESEMDIFAVIDLTKEEIKSGEEGDLTITVDINPDFDLPDYKEIPTEISSTEVTDKEIDEAIHEFRRQRSSFEVVTRAAEIGDFIKVSYNGMIDNQPIADLVPDIKIYGKQENTWEEAGGEEGTGIKAVVDGLVGMNVDEEKEVEMEFPSDLPVEALAGKKAVYHMKVHEVRERVLPDIDEKLLGTMQMENLDQFRNRVSDEIKASKDASNRNSQRQQIHDRLNEQIEFPLPESAVESETQALMRDLMAQNFRRGVSEQEMEKHKEEIFQNARTAANDRVKMNLLLSKISEKESIAVDEKDIQQCLVREAISSGSQPEKFIKEIRRDRDRLASIHQSIRMNKTWDMLVEHSIVSTIEDDQKDGK; from the coding sequence TTGAATCTGACAATAGAAGATATTAACGAAACTCGGAAAAAACTCCATGTATCTTTTACTTCGGAGGAAGTTGAAAGAGAACAGGGAAAAATTCTGAAGGACTTTTCCGGTCATGCCCGCATTTCGGGATTCAGACCTGGGAAAGCACCCCAATCACTTATTCGGCAGCGCTACAGAAAGGAATTGGCGGAAGAATTGGATCGGAAAATCACTTCTCTCGCCTACGAAACAGCCGTCAAAGAATCTGAGATGGATATCTTTGCCGTCATTGATTTGACGAAAGAAGAAATAAAATCGGGGGAAGAAGGCGATTTGACAATTACGGTGGATATTAATCCGGATTTTGATCTTCCCGATTACAAGGAAATTCCTACCGAGATTTCCTCTACTGAGGTAACTGATAAGGAGATCGATGAGGCCATTCACGAATTTCGCAGGCAGCGATCAAGTTTCGAGGTGGTAACCCGGGCTGCGGAGATAGGAGACTTTATTAAGGTGTCTTACAATGGAATGATCGATAATCAACCTATTGCAGACTTAGTCCCGGACATAAAGATTTACGGAAAACAAGAAAATACATGGGAAGAGGCAGGCGGCGAGGAGGGAACCGGAATCAAGGCAGTAGTTGATGGCTTAGTCGGTATGAATGTGGACGAGGAAAAGGAGGTAGAAATGGAATTCCCGTCCGACCTACCAGTAGAAGCGCTCGCCGGGAAAAAGGCAGTTTACCACATGAAGGTACATGAGGTAAGGGAGAGAGTTCTACCCGATATCGATGAGAAGCTGCTCGGGACTATGCAAATGGAAAACTTAGATCAGTTTCGCAACCGAGTTAGTGATGAGATCAAGGCTTCCAAAGACGCATCTAATAGGAATAGCCAGAGGCAACAGATCCACGATCGATTGAATGAACAGATCGAATTCCCCCTCCCTGAAAGCGCCGTTGAATCAGAGACTCAGGCCCTCATGCGAGACCTGATGGCACAAAATTTTCGGCGTGGAGTAAGCGAGCAAGAGATGGAAAAACACAAGGAAGAAATCTTCCAGAATGCTCGTACCGCTGCCAACGATAGGGTCAAGATGAACCTTCTCCTGAGCAAGATTAGTGAAAAAGAGAGCATTGCTGTCGATGAAAAGGACATACAACAGTGTCTTGTACGGGAAGCCATTAGTTCGGGAAGTCAGCCAGAGAAATTCATCAAAGAAATACGGCGTGATCGCGACCGGTTGGCTAGCATTCACCAATCCATAAGGATGAATAAAACCTGGGATATGCTGGTCGAGCATTCGATCGTCTCAACAATTGAGGATGATCAAAAAGATGGCAAATGA
- a CDS encoding putative FAD-linked oxidoreductase, translated as MEGYVWMSKKDLKTTFYPEAADEISEIVRTHRRVQPIGFGTKSGLSHFPEDCIGMRLEKLSGIVEYAPEEFTITVKSGTSVALIQTELEANGQSLPFDPPLVERGATIGGVVASGLSGPGSQRYGGIRDFILGVRFVDGRGIQIRGGGKVVKNSAGFDFPKLMVGSIGRLGILTEVTFKVFPQSEDFQTLRFEFQSIDHAKDAIILLISQSLDLAGLELESDATLYVRIGGLETSFASRISRIQSLLRINGEVFSGRFEALLWQNFREFKNTEGYPTLLKMPISPPRISEIEDLLNNRFAIRRYGAGGRVAWVGLSNSESVVAFGENLKTLGFSALVFLGENVSPLIGAYPGRFFLNRIKNAIDPDGRFLPFL; from the coding sequence ATGGAGGGTTACGTCTGGATGTCAAAAAAGGATCTAAAAACCACCTTCTATCCGGAAGCGGCAGATGAAATTTCCGAAATTGTTCGGACTCATCGAAGAGTCCAACCCATCGGATTTGGGACCAAGTCAGGGCTTTCGCATTTTCCTGAGGATTGTATTGGCATGCGATTGGAAAAGCTTAGCGGTATCGTCGAATATGCGCCGGAAGAATTTACAATCACCGTCAAGTCGGGGACGTCCGTAGCCTTGATCCAAACGGAACTTGAAGCAAATGGACAGTCTCTCCCTTTTGACCCTCCATTAGTAGAGAGAGGGGCAACGATCGGAGGAGTTGTTGCATCAGGTCTATCTGGACCGGGAAGTCAAAGGTATGGGGGGATCCGCGACTTCATTCTAGGAGTTCGATTCGTCGACGGGCGCGGTATTCAAATTAGAGGGGGTGGAAAAGTCGTGAAGAATTCCGCGGGCTTTGATTTTCCAAAATTAATGGTCGGCAGCATCGGCCGGCTAGGCATTCTAACAGAAGTTACCTTCAAAGTCTTTCCTCAATCAGAGGATTTCCAGACTTTGAGATTTGAATTCCAATCTATTGATCATGCGAAAGATGCAATCATATTGTTAATCTCCCAATCTCTTGATCTCGCTGGGCTCGAACTAGAATCTGATGCTACACTTTACGTCCGGATCGGAGGGCTCGAGACTTCTTTCGCTTCGCGGATTTCACGTATTCAGAGCCTCCTAAGGATTAACGGGGAAGTTTTTTCGGGACGTTTCGAAGCGCTTCTGTGGCAAAATTTCCGTGAATTTAAGAACACTGAAGGCTATCCAACCCTCCTTAAGATGCCAATCTCGCCGCCGCGTATTTCTGAAATTGAAGATTTGCTCAACAACAGATTTGCTATACGAAGATATGGTGCCGGTGGTAGGGTCGCCTGGGTTGGACTCTCAAACTCGGAAAGTGTGGTTGCGTTTGGGGAGAACCTTAAGACACTGGGTTTCTCTGCACTCGTCTTCTTAGGTGAAAACGTATCGCCTCTGATTGGGGCCTATCCGGGACGGTTTTTCCTCAATCGAATAAAGAACGCAATCGACCCTGATGGTAGATTTCTTCCCTTTTTATAA
- the lptD gene encoding LPS-assembly protein LptD codes for MLGSTKVALANTCSPIQSYRDRRKSGVSKRGLLPSSQLSFFACVVLFASTCIAYSDEPILSSDQPIVFDFEKQQFLARGDATIEYQDLHATADEILYFKNEGQATASGNVRLNFQSLRLLSQRLLYDIGSRQFTCPEFRAGYFPFYAEGKGIKGRPGEIEFQEVNLYWREPTSVSPNLKAKHFKIIPSERIIAKQVLVRIGKFPLFYLPSYSQKAGEFDSKIDSELGYRGNLGAIFKLETLFPVSTHWSMGAILDAYSERGFLAGSSFTWTQPGLIRRIVGDLKGAYINDSGPRSFDINGEPIKKDRYFLTLRHKQLLEKGLALSAEINLWSDSEVIRDFRPETFRHYQQPDNFVEALYVTKNGFLSLLTRFQGNDFFITRKRLPEVRYDMMTSPFFDTRFFHHFTASYARIEDGNVIDLKTENERLDFLYSIYRPFRVKDWLNILPIFGTRLTHYFETLSSDGSFTRIMGELGIDAEIKAYAAWEIQSKIWDIDGLRHIFRPVFRYRYLPGGASGKKKIIPIDREVFNTSLPPIALANIRSIDDLLDLNVIRIGIENFLQTRAEEYGSRNLVELNLYQDYHFNSTKNPGGWSNFFTQLNLSPAQWLDLDFFNRFQFDDLISIETRTQLSINDGEIWTIGFSLNNLRNEINQWDVDFFYKLNERWAFRTHLRFDVRRNEFAERIFALRHRISGIWEVEYQAVFHEGSNRENETSFNIRAGLLSF; via the coding sequence GTGTTGGGGAGCACCAAGGTTGCGTTAGCTAATACTTGCTCGCCTATTCAATCCTACCGGGACCGCAGAAAATCCGGAGTATCAAAGAGAGGGCTACTCCCTTCCAGCCAACTCAGTTTCTTTGCGTGCGTTGTCCTTTTCGCAAGTACATGCATTGCTTACAGCGACGAACCCATCCTTAGCTCCGATCAGCCTATTGTATTCGACTTTGAGAAACAACAGTTTCTAGCGCGAGGTGATGCTACCATAGAATACCAAGACCTTCATGCTACCGCTGATGAGATCCTCTACTTTAAAAATGAAGGGCAGGCTACAGCATCTGGAAATGTTAGACTCAATTTCCAATCTCTACGTTTGCTCAGTCAGCGCCTTCTCTACGATATCGGTTCGAGGCAATTTACTTGCCCAGAGTTTCGTGCGGGATATTTCCCGTTTTATGCTGAAGGGAAAGGTATCAAAGGGCGCCCAGGAGAGATCGAGTTCCAGGAGGTTAATCTGTACTGGCGTGAGCCGACATCAGTCTCACCAAATTTGAAGGCGAAGCATTTTAAGATCATCCCTAGTGAGAGAATCATTGCTAAACAGGTTCTTGTTCGGATTGGGAAATTTCCGCTTTTCTATTTGCCGAGCTATTCTCAAAAGGCTGGTGAATTTGACTCCAAGATTGATAGTGAACTAGGTTATCGTGGAAACTTGGGAGCTATTTTCAAGTTAGAGACCCTATTCCCAGTGTCTACTCACTGGAGTATGGGGGCCATCTTGGATGCCTATTCCGAAAGAGGATTCCTTGCGGGTTCTTCCTTTACTTGGACACAACCCGGTTTAATTCGCCGCATCGTAGGCGATCTCAAAGGTGCCTACATAAATGACTCTGGTCCTCGAAGTTTCGACATAAATGGTGAACCGATTAAAAAAGATCGTTACTTTTTAACTTTGCGACACAAGCAACTACTCGAAAAAGGACTAGCTCTCTCGGCCGAAATAAACCTATGGAGCGACTCGGAGGTCATCCGCGACTTTCGCCCCGAAACATTCCGCCATTATCAGCAACCAGATAATTTCGTAGAAGCCCTTTATGTGACAAAAAACGGCTTTCTCTCTCTCCTTACAAGGTTCCAGGGAAACGATTTCTTTATCACTCGGAAGCGTCTTCCCGAAGTCAGATATGATATGATGACTTCTCCTTTTTTCGACACCCGGTTTTTTCACCATTTTACCGCGAGTTACGCCCGGATAGAGGACGGCAATGTAATCGATCTGAAAACCGAAAACGAAAGGCTCGACTTTCTCTATTCTATATATCGGCCCTTTCGGGTGAAGGACTGGCTAAATATTTTGCCGATATTCGGGACCCGCCTTACCCATTATTTTGAGACTCTGTCATCTGATGGTAGCTTCACACGAATTATGGGTGAGCTTGGAATCGATGCTGAGATCAAGGCCTATGCCGCTTGGGAGATTCAGAGCAAAATTTGGGATATCGACGGCCTTCGTCATATTTTTAGGCCGGTTTTCAGGTACCGCTATCTCCCAGGAGGAGCTTCTGGTAAAAAGAAAATTATCCCAATCGATCGGGAGGTATTCAATACTTCCCTGCCCCCTATTGCCCTTGCTAACATTCGCTCTATTGACGATCTCTTGGACCTGAATGTCATCCGAATAGGCATTGAGAATTTCCTTCAGACTCGAGCCGAAGAATATGGTTCGCGTAACCTCGTGGAGCTTAACCTGTACCAGGACTACCATTTCAACTCTACGAAGAATCCTGGCGGCTGGTCGAATTTCTTTACCCAATTGAATCTCTCCCCAGCCCAATGGTTGGACTTAGACTTTTTCAATCGGTTTCAATTTGATGACCTGATATCAATAGAAACGAGAACTCAACTTTCTATCAATGATGGTGAAATCTGGACAATTGGCTTCTCTTTAAATAATCTTCGAAACGAGATTAATCAATGGGACGTGGATTTTTTCTACAAACTCAACGAAAGATGGGCATTTCGTACTCACCTGAGGTTTGATGTCCGTCGGAATGAATTTGCAGAACGCATTTTTGCATTACGCCACAGAATATCCGGTATCTGGGAAGTAGAGTATCAGGCTGTCTTTCATGAGGGTAGCAACAGAGAAAATGAAACCAGCTTTAATATTCGAGCTGGGTTACTAAGTTTTTGA
- the scpA gene encoding Segregation and condensation protein A: MISTKESLVQSLEHPIRLPIFEGPLDLLLFLIRKNEIDIHDIPIESVARQYIEVLNEMEELKLEVAGEFFIMAATLMHIKSRLLLPKNEQPLEEESESDELDPRWELVHQLIEYKKFKEASEGLSSLMETAQNQLPRRFSILKEERIPRPLESSDRLEVWNVFNQILRRISDKITVGQIHDDKITVTDRMEFILAKLANQENFYFTELLPESAFSPPLFVATFLAVLELARLRKLNIEQAEAFADLKCSAGEDKEIFRPGTFK; this comes from the coding sequence ATGATTTCTACTAAAGAAAGTCTCGTGCAATCTCTCGAGCATCCTATTCGGCTGCCTATTTTTGAAGGTCCACTTGATTTGTTGCTCTTTCTAATTAGGAAGAATGAGATCGACATTCACGACATCCCTATCGAGTCCGTTGCCCGGCAATACATCGAAGTCCTTAATGAAATGGAAGAGCTTAAATTGGAAGTAGCTGGTGAATTTTTTATAATGGCAGCTACCCTCATGCACATCAAAAGTCGGCTCCTTCTTCCAAAAAATGAACAACCGCTTGAGGAGGAGAGCGAGAGTGATGAATTAGATCCCCGCTGGGAGCTTGTTCATCAGTTGATCGAGTATAAAAAATTTAAGGAGGCTTCGGAAGGTCTATCCAGCCTTATGGAGACAGCTCAGAATCAGCTTCCTAGGCGGTTCTCAATTCTCAAGGAAGAGAGGATCCCTCGGCCACTCGAATCGAGTGACCGACTCGAAGTATGGAACGTATTCAATCAAATCCTGCGAAGGATTTCTGACAAAATTACGGTCGGGCAAATCCATGATGATAAAATTACGGTGACAGATCGTATGGAATTTATCCTCGCTAAACTTGCAAATCAAGAGAACTTCTATTTTACGGAATTGCTTCCAGAAAGTGCCTTCAGCCCCCCTCTATTCGTCGCCACCTTCCTAGCTGTTCTCGAATTGGCTCGCCTTAGAAAACTAAATATTGAGCAGGCCGAAGCCTTTGCTGATTTGAAATGCAGTGCTGGTGAGGACAAAGAGATCTTTCGTCCTGGAACTTTCAAATAA
- the clpP_2 gene encoding ATP-dependent Clp protease proteolytic subunit, with protein sequence MSYYLPIPSVVETDGRTERHWDIYSRLLKDRIIFIGSPIDDYVANGVIAQLLFLYMEDPKKDISLYINSPGGSVTDGMAIYDTINYLRCDVSTTCIGQAASMGTVLLAGGTPGKRYALPHSRVMLHQPTGYATGQTSDISIAAKEILRWRQTMSKILAKHTDTDVEKIEKDSDRDYYMTAEEAKKYGIVDRVIEFHKDTEEKQNSA encoded by the coding sequence GTGAGTTACTATTTACCCATACCCAGTGTGGTTGAAACAGACGGTCGAACCGAGCGTCACTGGGATATCTATAGCCGGCTTTTAAAGGACCGTATTATATTCATTGGCTCTCCCATAGACGACTACGTTGCTAATGGGGTAATTGCGCAACTACTTTTCCTCTATATGGAAGACCCGAAAAAAGACATCAGTCTCTATATAAACTCCCCAGGAGGGAGTGTTACTGATGGGATGGCAATCTATGATACGATCAACTATCTTCGTTGTGATGTCAGCACAACCTGTATCGGTCAGGCCGCTAGCATGGGGACTGTGCTCCTCGCCGGAGGAACACCCGGGAAACGATATGCTCTCCCGCACAGCCGGGTGATGCTTCACCAACCAACCGGATACGCTACAGGACAGACATCAGATATATCAATCGCCGCCAAGGAAATCCTCCGGTGGCGACAGACCATGAGCAAAATTTTGGCAAAACATACAGACACGGATGTCGAAAAGATTGAAAAAGACTCTGATCGAGATTACTATATGACAGCAGAGGAAGCGAAAAAATATGGCATCGTTGACCGGGTTATTGAGTTCCACAAGGATACAGAAGAAAAACAGAATAGTGCCTAA
- a CDS encoding N-succinyl-L-Arg/Lys racemase has protein sequence MKSPKIKKLELTSFEYRIENLGVDYNGFNQVYEKGSAMTRHPVILTVHTDTGLRGEYPITYGEAKAKSDLNSISSYLIGKNPFEREKIYNDLKRGLRHTDRTAISMIDVALWDLAGKAYDAPIYQLLGGYKTRLPTYASTYHGDQNGGLDSPEAYADFAEECGELGFSAFKIHGWGDTSARREVETIHAVGQRVGHHMDLMVDPACELETWADALKVGRACDEESFFWLEDAYKDGGVSIFGHKKLRGLLTTPILQTEHVNGLEQHVDFIANGGTDFVRTGVFEDGGITGAMKVAHAAEGFGLDVEFHGGGLPHRHCIAAVRNTNYYEYGLLNPKVENTKPPIYPAEFLDELHNIGKDGHVIVPQGPGLGVEINWDFVEKNRVGSVIYD, from the coding sequence ATGAAATCACCCAAAATTAAAAAACTTGAACTTACCTCGTTTGAATACCGCATAGAAAATCTAGGGGTTGATTACAATGGATTTAACCAGGTCTACGAGAAGGGAAGTGCGATGACCCGTCACCCGGTAATACTTACTGTTCACACAGACACTGGCCTTAGGGGAGAATACCCGATAACCTATGGAGAAGCGAAAGCAAAAAGTGATCTTAATTCTATCTCAAGTTATCTAATCGGCAAGAATCCTTTCGAAAGGGAGAAAATCTATAATGACCTAAAAAGAGGGCTCCGTCATACGGATCGCACTGCCATCAGCATGATCGACGTTGCACTTTGGGATTTAGCGGGTAAGGCGTACGACGCTCCTATTTATCAGCTGCTGGGTGGTTATAAGACGAGACTCCCTACCTACGCTAGCACATATCACGGAGACCAAAATGGCGGGCTCGATTCGCCAGAAGCCTATGCGGATTTTGCTGAAGAGTGCGGTGAATTGGGGTTTTCTGCTTTCAAGATTCATGGCTGGGGAGATACATCTGCTAGGCGGGAGGTGGAAACGATTCACGCGGTAGGCCAGAGAGTCGGTCATCATATGGATTTAATGGTTGATCCAGCCTGTGAACTGGAAACATGGGCTGACGCCTTGAAAGTGGGCCGCGCCTGCGACGAAGAATCGTTTTTTTGGCTCGAGGATGCCTACAAAGATGGAGGAGTGTCGATCTTTGGGCACAAAAAACTACGCGGTTTACTCACAACCCCCATCCTCCAGACAGAGCATGTTAACGGACTTGAACAGCACGTCGACTTCATCGCCAATGGTGGAACCGATTTTGTCCGGACGGGCGTTTTTGAGGATGGAGGCATCACTGGTGCAATGAAGGTAGCCCACGCTGCCGAGGGGTTCGGGCTCGATGTTGAATTCCACGGCGGCGGATTACCTCATCGTCACTGTATCGCGGCAGTTCGCAATACAAACTATTACGAGTATGGACTCCTGAACCCAAAAGTGGAGAATACTAAACCTCCAATTTATCCTGCCGAATTTCTCGATGAACTCCACAATATTGGGAAAGACGGTCATGTCATTGTTCCGCAGGGACCGGGACTTGGGGTCGAGATTAATTGGGACTTTGTAGAAAAAAACCGAGTAGGCAGTGTCATTTATGACTAA
- a CDS encoding putative FAD-linked oxidoreductase — protein sequence MPFLSDLSRIYPQNRFLKESAEITPYESDGLTAFRARPLAVVLPENQKEVIKTVRLCHQHAIPFVARGSGTSLSGGSLPNAEGIVIGMNRMNRILKLDPESSIAIVEPGVINLNVSTATAHYGLYYAPDPSSQQVCTIGGNVAFNSGGAHCLKYGMTANHILKIKGVLPDGEVGEFGNESLEFVGPDLAGLFCGNEGLFGIALEITLRLSPKPEHYRTVLAAYRSLEDAGNAVSCVVSSGLLPGAIEIMDQLSVEAAEAAVNAGYPKNAAALLLVELDGEKDAVEGDYERLNALITETGAYETRVAVNEEERINFWKGRKSCFSAVGRLSPDFIVQDGVVPRTKLGEALVEIQKLSQKYGIRVANVFHAGDGNLHPLILYNGLNEGELELAEELAGEIIQLCVKLGGSITGEHGVGMEKKDYLSEMFSLDDIQLMKEIRRSIDPKEISNRGKMFPGGDAPALSLKGPHPLEKAGILSRE from the coding sequence ATGCCCTTCCTCTCCGATCTTAGCCGAATTTACCCGCAGAACCGCTTCCTTAAAGAATCTGCGGAGATTACACCCTACGAATCTGACGGCCTAACTGCTTTCCGGGCTCGGCCTCTCGCAGTGGTCCTACCGGAAAACCAGAAGGAAGTTATCAAGACGGTTCGTCTTTGTCACCAACATGCTATACCATTCGTAGCACGCGGTAGTGGGACCAGTCTGTCCGGAGGCTCCCTTCCGAACGCTGAGGGAATTGTGATCGGAATGAATCGCATGAATAGGATCCTTAAACTGGATCCGGAGTCGAGCATCGCGATTGTTGAACCAGGTGTGATTAATTTAAACGTATCGACGGCCACAGCTCATTACGGCCTCTATTATGCGCCCGATCCGAGTAGTCAGCAAGTTTGTACCATCGGGGGTAACGTCGCTTTTAATTCCGGGGGAGCCCACTGTCTCAAATACGGAATGACAGCAAACCACATACTTAAAATTAAGGGTGTACTACCAGATGGCGAAGTCGGGGAATTCGGGAACGAGAGTCTGGAATTTGTTGGGCCGGATTTAGCTGGCTTGTTTTGCGGGAATGAGGGACTTTTTGGTATCGCACTGGAAATCACTCTCAGGCTCTCGCCTAAACCAGAACACTATCGCACGGTTCTGGCGGCTTACCGTTCCCTTGAGGATGCCGGTAATGCTGTTTCTTGCGTTGTGTCTTCTGGCCTCCTTCCTGGGGCTATCGAAATTATGGATCAACTCTCCGTCGAAGCCGCAGAGGCTGCTGTTAACGCTGGTTATCCTAAAAATGCAGCGGCACTTCTGTTGGTTGAACTCGATGGTGAAAAGGACGCTGTTGAAGGAGATTACGAGAGGTTGAATGCGCTCATCACGGAGACTGGTGCCTACGAAACACGGGTAGCTGTGAACGAAGAGGAACGAATCAATTTTTGGAAGGGAAGAAAAAGCTGCTTCTCTGCCGTAGGACGCCTCAGCCCTGACTTTATTGTCCAAGATGGAGTTGTTCCACGAACAAAACTGGGCGAAGCACTCGTGGAAATTCAAAAACTAAGTCAAAAATATGGGATCCGCGTGGCAAATGTATTTCACGCCGGCGACGGAAATCTTCATCCTCTAATCCTATACAACGGATTGAATGAAGGGGAGCTGGAATTAGCTGAAGAGCTCGCTGGTGAAATCATTCAGCTGTGTGTCAAATTGGGTGGATCAATTACGGGCGAACATGGAGTGGGGATGGAAAAGAAGGATTACCTTTCCGAGATGTTTTCTCTCGATGACATTCAGCTCATGAAAGAGATTCGGCGCTCCATCGATCCAAAAGAGATCTCTAATCGGGGTAAAATGTTTCCCGGTGGCGATGCGCCCGCTCTTTCCTTAAAAGGTCCACATCCCCTTGAGAAAGCAGGAATTCTCTCAAGAGAATAA